A DNA window from Propionispora vibrioides contains the following coding sequences:
- the feoB gene encoding ferrous iron transport protein B has product MALVGSPNVGKSVIFNYLTGRYVAVSNYPGTTVEVAKGLVTLRGVACEIVDTPGIYSLIPLTEEEAVTRRLLCAERPDVVVHVIDAKQIKRMLSLTLDLLEAGFAVVLVVNMMDEAKQAGLHLELPRLADKLGIPVLATAAVKKLGLGELTACIASFQKPGSPVRYHSHFPPELETAIADMESVLSSDYGLSKRLAALLLLQQDPVLLARFSPNGSGKAVSDKLNRLGKEDLSYRIALERQKSVTGLLQDVVSRQASQAFVFRNKLGEWARRPATGIPLACLVLYFGLYLFVGKFGAGFLVDYFDQIIFKAYIIPWIKAIVLGQIPWEWARDLLIGDYGLVSLGFRYAIAIILPVVGSFFFIFALLEDCGYLPRLAMLADRLFKCLGLNGRAVIPVILGFGCGTMAVIVTRTLETKRERILATFLLSLTIPCSAQLGVVVALLSVNPLALGIWGGYITLLFIAVGWLSSKVLSGERSPFYMEIPPLRLPVLANVLMKVYTRVIYYLAEILPVFLITSLLLWCADYGGLLPVLVSYIKPVTTLLGLPEAMASIFLLGFFRRDYGTAGLYDLFRLGALSTGQLLVAAITLTLFVPCVAQLAAMIKERGLPTALVMLLLIILLSVLSGFLANVFLYLVAANWEGGLL; this is encoded by the coding sequence GTGGCGCTGGTAGGCTCGCCTAATGTCGGTAAAAGTGTAATTTTTAATTATTTAACAGGGCGCTATGTTGCTGTGTCCAATTATCCCGGTACTACTGTTGAGGTGGCAAAAGGCTTGGTTACCCTGCGGGGCGTAGCTTGTGAAATTGTGGATACGCCGGGTATCTACTCGTTAATCCCGTTGACGGAAGAAGAGGCGGTAACCCGCCGGCTGCTTTGTGCCGAGCGGCCCGATGTGGTTGTGCACGTGATTGACGCTAAACAAATCAAACGCATGCTGTCATTGACGCTTGACTTGCTGGAAGCCGGGTTTGCCGTTGTTCTGGTCGTTAATATGATGGATGAAGCCAAGCAGGCGGGGCTTCATTTGGAATTGCCCCGGTTAGCTGATAAGCTGGGGATCCCGGTGCTTGCCACTGCGGCGGTAAAAAAGCTGGGACTTGGCGAATTGACCGCCTGCATCGCTTCCTTTCAAAAGCCGGGCAGCCCCGTTCGTTATCACAGCCATTTCCCGCCGGAACTGGAAACGGCCATTGCCGATATGGAAAGTGTTCTGTCCTCAGATTATGGTCTGTCGAAGCGGCTGGCGGCACTGCTATTGCTGCAGCAGGATCCTGTGCTTTTAGCGCGCTTTTCGCCTAACGGTAGTGGCAAGGCGGTGAGTGACAAGCTAAACCGACTGGGAAAAGAAGATCTGTCCTACCGGATTGCCCTGGAACGGCAAAAATCAGTTACCGGCTTATTGCAGGATGTGGTGAGCCGGCAAGCCTCCCAAGCTTTTGTTTTCCGGAATAAACTGGGGGAATGGGCTCGCCGTCCGGCAACTGGTATACCATTAGCTTGCCTGGTACTCTATTTCGGTCTCTACTTGTTTGTAGGGAAATTTGGCGCCGGTTTTTTGGTGGATTATTTTGATCAAATTATTTTTAAAGCATATATTATACCCTGGATAAAAGCTATTGTTCTTGGTCAGATTCCCTGGGAATGGGCGAGAGACTTATTGATCGGTGATTATGGCCTCGTGTCGCTTGGCTTTCGTTATGCCATAGCCATCATATTGCCGGTAGTAGGAAGCTTTTTTTTTATATTTGCCCTCCTGGAGGATTGCGGCTATCTGCCACGACTGGCCATGCTGGCCGACAGACTGTTTAAGTGCCTGGGCCTTAATGGCCGGGCGGTCATTCCGGTCATTCTTGGTTTTGGCTGCGGGACCATGGCGGTCATTGTCACCCGGACACTGGAGACTAAACGGGAACGAATACTGGCCACTTTTTTGCTGTCGTTGACTATTCCCTGTTCGGCCCAGCTTGGCGTGGTTGTCGCGCTATTGTCGGTAAACCCGCTCGCTTTGGGTATTTGGGGTGGGTATATAACTTTACTGTTTATTGCGGTGGGCTGGCTCAGCAGCAAAGTGCTGTCAGGAGAAAGAAGTCCTTTTTATATGGAAATACCACCTTTGCGTCTGCCCGTACTGGCTAATGTATTGATGAAGGTATATACAAGAGTAATATACTATTTGGCGGAAATTTTACCGGTCTTTTTGATTACTAGTTTGCTGCTGTGGTGTGCTGACTATGGCGGGCTTTTACCGGTCCTTGTTTCTTATATTAAGCCTGTGACGACCCTGTTGGGACTGCCTGAAGCGATGGCGTCAATCTTTCTGCTGGGATTTTTTCGCCGCGATTACGGGACAGCCGGCTTGTACGACTTGTTCCGCCTCGGTGCATTAAGTACCGGACAACTCTTAGTGGCGGCGATTACACTGACCCTGTTCGTGCCCTGTGTGGCTCAACTGGCGGCTATGATCAAAGAACGCGGCCTGCCGACCGCATTGGTTATGCTGCTGTTAATTATTCTGCTGTCGGTACTTTCAGGCTTTTTAGCCAATGTTTTTTTGTATTTAGTTGCTGCTAATTGGGAAGGCGGGTTACTATGA
- the trxA gene encoding thioredoxin: protein MSTIVNANRENFQEEVIESATPVLVDFWAPWCGYCTKLSPILDELATEHASKMKVVKVNVDENRSLAQDYGVMSLPTMLLFKDGVQTEKLMGYMPKSAINAKLSPLL from the coding sequence ATGTCCACCATTGTTAACGCAAACCGGGAAAATTTCCAGGAGGAAGTTATTGAATCAGCCACACCGGTGCTTGTTGATTTCTGGGCCCCCTGGTGCGGCTACTGCACTAAATTATCGCCTATTTTAGATGAACTGGCGACCGAGCACGCAAGCAAGATGAAGGTCGTTAAAGTCAATGTGGATGAAAATCGTTCATTGGCTCAGGATTACGGTGTTATGAGCCTGCCGACCATGCTGCTCTTTAAAGACGGAGTGCAAACGGAAAAATTAATGGGCTATATGCCGAAATCAGCTATTAACGCTAAACTATCCCCGCTGTTATAA
- a CDS encoding RMD1 family protein, with amino-acid sequence MQANFEALILGKELNLNKVAQHFAINRKFKWEDSLVLDGTYLRSILPDSEHKVVYLFYFGSAVFINFEHHEVIQVVRYLKEIEPEVDFSYLFKYVDHYQLTIDPCHAPTLSNDYIIANKPDEYHLEIISIILAKSVALEKVEIEIGVLLDQIESVIDKLNEGQLEVSDKKLAKMSANILGFKLDTISYIMLLDKPDITWENEEAGKLFDELMLLFELNDRYNNIHHKTAVLMDITNVFAGLAQSSRGTRLEWAVIILIAIEIVLSLFDMFIKGI; translated from the coding sequence ATGCAGGCAAATTTTGAAGCTCTCATTTTAGGAAAGGAACTAAACCTGAACAAAGTTGCTCAGCATTTTGCAATCAACCGCAAGTTTAAATGGGAAGACTCACTGGTGCTGGACGGTACTTATTTAAGGAGCATCCTTCCTGATTCGGAACATAAGGTTGTATACCTTTTTTATTTTGGCAGCGCAGTGTTTATCAATTTTGAACATCACGAAGTGATTCAGGTGGTCCGTTATCTGAAGGAAATTGAACCGGAGGTTGACTTTTCCTATCTTTTCAAATATGTCGATCATTACCAACTGACCATTGATCCCTGCCATGCGCCAACACTAAGCAATGATTATATTATTGCAAACAAGCCTGACGAGTACCATCTGGAAATTATCTCTATTATTTTAGCAAAGTCGGTGGCATTAGAAAAGGTCGAAATTGAAATCGGTGTTCTGCTGGATCAGATTGAAAGCGTCATTGATAAGCTAAATGAAGGACAGTTGGAGGTTTCCGATAAAAAACTGGCAAAAATGTCGGCGAATATACTGGGGTTCAAATTGGACACCATATCTTATATTATGTTGCTGGATAAACCGGATATCACCTGGGAGAACGAGGAAGCAGGAAAACTGTTTGATGAGCTGATGCTGCTGTTTGAATTAAATGACCGCTATAATAATATTCATCATAAAACAGCCGTGTTGATGGACATTACCAATGTGTTTGCCGGTCTGGCCCAGTCAAGCCGCGGGACTCGCCTGGAATGGGCCGTTATTATATTAATTGCGATTGAAATTGTTTTGTCCTTATTTGATATGTTCATTAAGGGAATATGA
- a CDS encoding arsenate reductase family protein, whose amino-acid sequence MNIQIFGIKKCQDTRKAERFFKERGIKYQFIDLTIKGMSKGELKSVSQQVAWGDLLNSSGKLYQSQYKTHMVRDIGEALLQNPMLLNTPVVRNGTAATVGYRPEIWKAWT is encoded by the coding sequence ATGAACATACAAATATTCGGTATAAAAAAATGCCAGGACACCAGAAAAGCGGAACGCTTTTTTAAAGAACGGGGCATCAAGTACCAGTTTATTGACCTGACTATCAAAGGAATGAGCAAAGGCGAACTGAAAAGCGTTAGTCAGCAGGTTGCCTGGGGCGACCTGCTCAACTCATCGGGCAAGCTCTATCAAAGTCAATACAAAACCCATATGGTCCGCGATATCGGCGAAGCCCTGCTGCAAAATCCAATGCTTTTAAATACCCCGGTAGTTCGCAACGGCACCGCCGCTACGGTGGGCTACCGGCCCGAAATCTGGAAGGCCTGGACCTAG
- the cobC gene encoding alpha-ribazole phosphatase, which yields MTRVIMVRHGQTAWNLAQKYQGHSDIELSEAGIRQAELAAARLADEPIQAVFASDLGRAYQTAKTIARNHRLPVHKVAELREINFGIWEGLTYDQIYTGWPELIEQLYQKPDEIQIPEGETFRELKQRAAGCLQRLVAEHDGSTILLVSHGGTIRTLLCAALDIHLNHIWQIKQDNTAVSILEYHDNYPVVTLLNDTHHLR from the coding sequence ATGACGAGAGTAATTATGGTGCGACACGGGCAGACAGCCTGGAATCTGGCCCAGAAATATCAGGGACACAGTGATATTGAGTTGAGTGAAGCCGGTATCCGCCAAGCGGAACTGGCGGCTGCCCGGCTGGCGGATGAGCCGATCCAGGCCGTTTTTGCCAGTGATTTGGGACGGGCCTATCAAACAGCCAAGACGATTGCCAGAAACCACAGGCTGCCTGTTCACAAGGTTGCCGAATTGCGGGAAATTAACTTCGGCATTTGGGAAGGTCTCACCTATGACCAGATTTATACCGGCTGGCCGGAGCTTATTGAGCAATTGTACCAGAAACCCGATGAAATACAAATACCGGAAGGCGAAACCTTCCGGGAGTTAAAACAGCGGGCAGCCGGCTGCCTGCAGCGACTGGTGGCGGAGCATGACGGCAGCACGATTCTGCTGGTATCCCATGGTGGGACGATACGTACCTTATTGTGTGCCGCATTGGATATTCATTTGAATCATATTTGGCAGATCAAACAGGATAACACGGCGGTGAGCATCCTGGAATATCATGATAATTACCCGGTTGTAACGCTGCTTAACGATACGCATCATTTACGGTAA
- the cobD gene encoding threonine-phosphate decarboxylase CobD, which produces MRNFEHGGNLYAAMREQTGQMVDFLDFSANINPLGVPDSVKEALAGALPHIIHYPDTEAAELKKAISRQYGVAVDHITVGNGAVEPIYLLCHMLKPKQVLVAAPAFGEYERAARAGGAQVRYVYLHPEEGFGIQPEKILQQAGSADIIFLGNPNNPTGTLLTSTQIRVILDKVKQQNTLVVVDESFLDFLHDDSAYTCRSLLPFYPRLVIIHSLTKFYAIPGLRLGFALAGPDITALLHAAKDPWNVNSLAQSAGVAALRDEAYRLHSRDFVQRAKQELYEKLTAFHELSAFAPAVNFILLDIKRTGFTAGQLRERLRTECVLIRDCSNYPGLSDTYVRVAVKRPEQNERLLAILRKVIDER; this is translated from the coding sequence ATGAGGAACTTTGAACATGGCGGCAATCTGTATGCGGCCATGCGTGAGCAAACCGGGCAAATGGTGGATTTTCTCGATTTCAGCGCCAATATAAACCCTTTGGGGGTACCGGATAGCGTAAAGGAGGCGCTGGCCGGAGCTTTGCCGCATATTATTCATTACCCGGATACGGAGGCGGCGGAATTAAAAAAGGCCATCAGCCGCCAGTACGGAGTGGCGGTTGACCATATCACGGTAGGCAATGGGGCGGTTGAACCTATTTATCTGTTGTGTCATATGCTAAAGCCTAAGCAAGTGTTGGTGGCAGCACCGGCGTTCGGCGAGTATGAGCGGGCAGCCAGGGCCGGCGGAGCGCAGGTCCGGTATGTTTACTTGCATCCGGAGGAAGGTTTTGGTATTCAGCCGGAAAAAATCTTGCAGCAGGCCGGTAGTGCCGACATCATTTTTTTAGGCAATCCGAATAACCCGACAGGAACCTTGCTGACGAGTACTCAAATCAGAGTTATTTTAGACAAAGTAAAACAGCAGAATACGCTGGTGGTCGTCGATGAATCGTTTCTTGATTTTCTGCATGACGACAGTGCATATACCTGCCGCAGTTTGTTGCCGTTCTATCCCCGGCTGGTCATTATCCATTCGCTGACCAAATTTTACGCCATTCCCGGACTTCGCCTGGGCTTTGCCTTGGCCGGACCGGATATAACGGCCTTGCTGCATGCTGCAAAAGATCCCTGGAACGTTAATTCACTGGCGCAAAGTGCCGGTGTGGCTGCCTTAAGGGATGAGGCTTACCGTTTGCATAGCAGGGATTTTGTGCAAAGGGCCAAACAGGAGTTGTATGAGAAGCTGACCGCTTTTCACGAATTGAGTGCTTTTGCGCCGGCAGTTAATTTTATTTTGCTGGACATTAAACGGACCGGTTTTACCGCAGGCCAATTGCGGGAAAGACTAAGAACCGAATGTGTTTTGATACGGGACTGCAGCAATTATCCCGGTTTGTCGGATACCTATGTCCGGGTGGCCGTAAAACGGCCGGAACAAAATGAGCGGTTGCTGGCAATTTTACGAAAAGTGATTGATGAGAGGTGA
- a CDS encoding GHMP family kinase ATP-binding protein: MRVKVKVPGSCGELVQGVSKGTNFLITCPVNLYSTIELSSCRETAKNDLTKVELALEKTFRYLNTEPAGYQVRLFSDLPRGKGMASSSADISAACQAAALWSGNRLSADEIADIALTIEPTDGVFYPGIVMFDHLYGQLRQPLGPPPALDILVLDAGGEVDTLQFNRRQDLRQLNEAKEEQTAQAAAWVIQGIKTGDSELIGKGATLSALANQSILPKPCLPEVISIAQSYGAVGVNVAHSGTVLGILFPPALREFQAGCLQAVQCACPAVRYLTTVRLIAGGQSMEAGEEEAYEEL; encoded by the coding sequence ATGCGGGTAAAGGTGAAAGTACCGGGGTCTTGCGGCGAACTGGTGCAGGGAGTGAGTAAGGGCACCAATTTTCTGATTACCTGCCCGGTCAATCTGTATTCCACAATTGAACTAAGCTCCTGCCGGGAGACGGCCAAGAACGACCTGACAAAAGTGGAACTGGCGCTGGAAAAGACCTTCCGGTATTTGAATACTGAGCCGGCCGGCTACCAGGTCCGGCTTTTTTCCGATTTGCCGCGCGGCAAAGGCATGGCGTCCAGCAGTGCCGATATCAGCGCCGCCTGCCAGGCTGCTGCTCTATGGTCGGGCAACAGACTCAGTGCTGATGAAATAGCCGACATTGCCTTGACGATCGAACCAACCGACGGGGTTTTTTATCCGGGCATTGTCATGTTTGACCATTTATACGGACAACTCAGGCAGCCGTTAGGCCCGCCGCCCGCTTTGGACATCCTTGTGCTGGATGCAGGCGGTGAAGTGGATACGCTGCAGTTTAACCGGCGTCAGGATTTGCGACAACTAAACGAGGCAAAAGAGGAGCAGACAGCGCAGGCTGCTGCCTGGGTTATACAAGGAATTAAAACAGGCGACAGCGAATTAATTGGTAAGGGGGCTACTTTAAGCGCGCTGGCCAATCAGTCGATCCTGCCCAAGCCCTGCTTGCCGGAGGTCATTTCCATTGCCCAAAGCTACGGGGCAGTAGGAGTTAACGTGGCTCATAGCGGGACGGTGCTGGGTATTTTGTTTCCCCCGGCGTTGCGGGAATTTCAGGCAGGCTGCTTACAGGCGGTGCAGTGTGCCTGTCCTGCCGTACGGTATTTGACCACAGTAAGACTGATTGCGGGCGGGCAATCTATGGAAGCAGGTGAAGAGGAAGCTTATGAGGAACTTTGA
- the cobS gene encoding adenosylcobinamide-GDP ribazoletransferase produces MKDFITGLQFLTRIRIYREVEWSAERFGRSVVYFPLVGAVIGALLAGSYWLLQAYLPLVQLAFPPHALAAFLVGAHILLTGGLHCDGFMDTMDGIFSGRSRERMLEIMKDSRVGANGVTAFALFILLKWSLLLDMSVAKLPDVLFLMPVIGRLVMVIGITSFPYARQDGMGKAFAQYAGKTALLVAGIYTFALVSVFGMTALLLCLAAVGAGLGIAGYISRKLGGLTGDAYGAITELTELVVLFLYALFFS; encoded by the coding sequence ATGAAAGATTTTATTACTGGCTTGCAATTTTTAACCCGCATCCGGATTTACCGGGAAGTGGAGTGGTCGGCAGAACGTTTTGGCCGCAGCGTGGTCTATTTTCCCCTAGTCGGGGCAGTAATCGGTGCGCTGCTGGCAGGCAGCTATTGGCTGTTGCAGGCGTATTTGCCGCTGGTTCAGCTTGCTTTCCCGCCCCATGCCCTGGCTGCGTTTTTAGTGGGGGCGCACATTTTGCTAACCGGCGGGCTGCATTGCGACGGATTTATGGATACCATGGACGGCATTTTTTCCGGCCGGTCCAGGGAGCGGATGCTGGAGATTATGAAGGACAGCCGGGTCGGCGCCAATGGCGTTACAGCCTTTGCTTTGTTTATTTTGCTCAAGTGGTCGTTACTGCTGGATATGTCTGTGGCAAAGCTGCCGGACGTTTTATTTCTCATGCCTGTGATCGGGCGGCTGGTTATGGTCATCGGAATCACGTCTTTTCCCTATGCCAGGCAGGACGGCATGGGCAAGGCTTTTGCCCAGTATGCCGGAAAAACCGCCTTGCTGGTGGCCGGTATTTATACTTTCGCGTTGGTGAGTGTTTTTGGCATGACAGCTCTGCTGCTATGTCTGGCGGCAGTAGGCGCCGGGCTTGGCATAGCCGGTTATATCAGCCGCAAACTGGGCGGTCTGACCGGGGATGCCTATGGTGCTATTACGGAATTAACGGAATTGGTGGTGCTGTTCTTATATGCGCTTTTTTTTAGTTAA
- the cbiB gene encoding adenosylcobinamide-phosphate synthase CbiB, with amino-acid sequence MDIYLPLAAVLLDLVLGDPRTAWHPVVLLGKLIAFFEQRLLNRQAAAGQKRLAGGLLVLGVLLITFGTVYSLTQCLRQLPGWFAFGLEALLASFVISPRSLAAAGREIHDFLVAGNLEQARYKVGWIVGRDTASLDVAEITRATVETIAENIVDGIIAPLFYLALGGLPLAFLYRAVNTMDSMIGYKNEKYLDFGMIAARIDDIFNYLPARITGILLVLAAWLLRYDAVRSAKTIWRDAHKHPSPNSGIPESATAGALGIRLGGLNYYGGVASHRAHMGDGTAALRPEHITRTSYLMYVSTVLFVLLAGVLTLIK; translated from the coding sequence ATGGACATCTATTTGCCGTTAGCGGCAGTGCTGCTTGACTTGGTTTTGGGAGATCCCCGTACAGCCTGGCATCCGGTTGTGCTGCTGGGCAAGCTGATTGCCTTTTTCGAACAAAGGCTGCTGAACCGGCAGGCTGCGGCCGGGCAGAAAAGGCTGGCCGGTGGCCTTTTGGTCCTGGGTGTTTTGCTGATTACCTTTGGAACGGTATACAGTCTTACCCAGTGTCTTAGGCAGTTGCCCGGTTGGTTTGCCTTCGGCTTGGAAGCCCTGCTGGCCTCTTTTGTCATTTCGCCCCGTAGCCTGGCAGCGGCCGGCCGGGAAATCCACGATTTTTTGGTTGCCGGCAATCTGGAACAGGCGCGCTATAAGGTGGGCTGGATTGTGGGACGGGATACAGCCAGTCTGGATGTGGCCGAAATAACCAGAGCCACCGTGGAAACGATTGCCGAAAATATTGTTGACGGTATTATTGCGCCGCTTTTTTATTTGGCGCTTGGCGGTTTGCCGCTGGCTTTTCTCTATCGGGCGGTCAACACCATGGATTCCATGATCGGTTATAAGAATGAAAAGTATCTTGATTTCGGCATGATTGCCGCCCGGATTGACGATATATTCAACTATCTTCCCGCCCGAATTACCGGCATTTTGTTGGTGCTGGCCGCCTGGCTGCTGCGTTATGATGCGGTTCGTTCGGCCAAGACCATTTGGCGGGATGCCCATAAACATCCCAGCCCTAACAGCGGTATCCCTGAGTCGGCTACGGCCGGTGCTTTAGGTATCCGTCTGGGCGGGTTAAATTACTATGGCGGTGTCGCTTCCCATCGCGCCCATATGGGCGATGGCACTGCGGCACTGCGACCGGAACACATCACCCGGACCAGCTATCTCATGTATGTGAGTACGGTATTGTTTGTTTTGCTGGCGGGTGTTTTGACACTGATAAAATAA
- a CDS encoding cobyric acid synthase: MAKPVMIQGTSSHVGKSILTTALCRIFLQDGFQVVPFKAQNMALNSYVTKTGEEMGRAQVAQAEAAGLEPMVEMNPVLLKPTGNAKSQVILKGSPVGNMSAAEYHNGYSLKALHVVEECLKKLDREYEIMVIEGAGSPAEVNLKANDIVNMRIAKLLQAPVLLVADIDRGGALAAVVGTLELLEPEERELVKGIIINKFRGDIRLLQPALEFLEQKTGKPVLGVIPHLERLGIDDEDSVSLDEKKTASQRDLEIAVIRTPKISNFTDFDVLAGESDVAIRYVKRGEAIGQPDLIILPGSKNTLEDLLYLKEMGYDRELERLLAAGTPVIGICGGYQMLGKEILDPEHTESELESAAGLGLLDTVTTFAADKVTHQVSATCNGAGFLGIDAAGLPVTGYEIHMGRTEFGETVQSAFSIHRRSEQEVACQDGVVRRDGLVMGTYIHGIFDNDQYRRAILNALRERKGLARLDSMSNSRAEKQASYNRLADTVRTHLDMAALYRIMGLRG, from the coding sequence ATGGCTAAACCAGTCATGATTCAAGGGACGAGTTCCCATGTGGGTAAAAGTATACTAACGACGGCTTTATGCCGGATTTTTCTGCAGGACGGCTTTCAAGTCGTACCTTTTAAAGCGCAGAATATGGCGCTTAATTCCTATGTGACCAAAACCGGCGAAGAGATGGGCCGCGCTCAGGTGGCCCAGGCCGAAGCGGCCGGCTTGGAACCCATGGTGGAAATGAATCCGGTACTTTTAAAGCCGACGGGCAATGCAAAGTCGCAGGTGATTCTCAAAGGCAGTCCGGTCGGTAACATGTCGGCGGCGGAATATCACAACGGCTACAGTCTGAAAGCCCTGCATGTTGTGGAGGAATGTCTTAAGAAACTGGACCGGGAATACGAAATCATGGTTATTGAGGGAGCCGGCAGTCCGGCCGAAGTCAATTTAAAGGCTAATGATATTGTGAATATGCGCATTGCCAAGCTGCTGCAGGCGCCTGTACTTCTGGTGGCCGATATCGACCGGGGCGGGGCTCTGGCCGCTGTTGTGGGAACGCTGGAGCTCTTAGAGCCGGAAGAGCGGGAGTTGGTAAAAGGCATCATCATTAATAAATTCCGGGGCGATATCCGGCTGCTTCAGCCGGCGCTTGAGTTTCTGGAACAGAAAACGGGAAAGCCTGTTTTGGGCGTTATTCCCCATCTGGAACGTCTGGGGATTGATGATGAGGATTCGGTATCGTTGGATGAGAAGAAAACGGCAAGCCAACGTGATTTGGAAATTGCCGTAATCCGGACTCCCAAAATCTCCAACTTCACCGATTTTGACGTGCTGGCCGGCGAAAGCGACGTTGCTATCCGGTATGTGAAGCGGGGAGAAGCAATCGGGCAGCCCGACCTGATTATTCTGCCGGGCAGTAAAAACACGCTGGAGGATTTGCTGTACCTTAAGGAAATGGGCTATGACCGGGAACTGGAGCGGCTTTTGGCGGCAGGTACACCGGTGATCGGAATTTGTGGCGGCTATCAGATGCTGGGCAAAGAAATCCTTGACCCGGAGCATACCGAGTCGGAATTGGAGTCTGCCGCCGGCTTAGGCTTACTTGATACGGTTACCACCTTTGCGGCGGACAAAGTGACCCATCAGGTCAGTGCGACCTGCAACGGAGCGGGGTTCCTCGGTATTGACGCTGCCGGTCTGCCGGTTACGGGCTATGAAATTCACATGGGGCGTACCGAGTTTGGCGAAACGGTGCAAAGCGCCTTTTCCATTCACCGCCGTTCGGAACAGGAAGTGGCCTGCCAGGACGGTGTGGTTCGCCGGGATGGCCTGGTTATGGGGACTTATATTCACGGTATTTTTGACAATGACCAATACCGCCGGGCCATATTGAATGCCCTGCGGGAACGGAAGGGATTGGCGCGACTTGACAGTATGAGCAACAGCCGGGCAGAAAAGCAGGCCAGCTATAACAGGTTGGCCGATACGGTGCGAACTCATCTGGATATGGCTGCCTTATACCGCATCATGGGACTGCGAGGCTAA
- the cobU gene encoding bifunctional adenosylcobinamide kinase/adenosylcobinamide-phosphate guanylyltransferase, with amino-acid sequence MAGKIVLITGGARSGKSSFAEQYAAAAGEKIAYIATAQIYDQEMEQRVALHRRRRPASWQTFEAPYRAELAMAAAAAADVILFDCLTLYTSNLMLSPEAPTEVEARQQYILDAVERLLQSAVTTQKTVIFVTNEVGMAIVPENALAREYRDIAGWVNQKAARYAGEVYLIVCGLPVTIKTGQQRGVTTNDG; translated from the coding sequence ATGGCAGGGAAAATTGTTTTAATCACCGGTGGCGCCAGGAGCGGGAAAAGCAGCTTTGCCGAGCAATATGCGGCAGCGGCGGGAGAAAAGATAGCTTATATTGCCACGGCGCAAATCTATGATCAGGAAATGGAACAGCGGGTGGCGCTGCACCGCCGGCGGCGCCCGGCAAGCTGGCAAACTTTTGAGGCGCCTTACCGGGCAGAGCTGGCTATGGCGGCAGCCGCCGCAGCGGATGTCATATTGTTTGATTGTCTGACACTATATACCAGCAATCTTATGTTATCCCCCGAGGCGCCGACTGAGGTGGAAGCCAGGCAGCAATATATACTGGACGCGGTGGAGCGGCTCTTACAGAGTGCGGTGACGACGCAAAAGACGGTTATATTCGTAACCAACGAGGTAGGCATGGCCATTGTACCGGAAAACGCATTGGCGCGGGAATATCGCGATATTGCCGGTTGGGTCAATCAGAAGGCGGCCCGGTATGCTGGAGAAGTATATCTGATCGTATGCGGCCTTCCCGTAACCATAAAAACCGGACAACAAAGAGGTGTAACGACTAACGATGGCTAA